The following are from one region of the uncultured Hyphomonas sp. genome:
- a CDS encoding alpha/beta hydrolase, with protein MAKIQANGIDIEYEEFGSKDDPLMLLVMGFAGQMTGWPESLIQGLTDAGRRVVIFDNRDSGLTTEFDGQVPPSPRNIVKGIAAGEPMHEKVPYLLDDMAADAAALIEALGADKADVMGVSMGGMIVQLMALNHPERVRSLIPVMTTSGDPALPPATPEAAAALTAMPEDRTPEAIADLAVKGRAAYGSHPDVRTPDDEIRANAIAAMQRSDRPMGAARQYAAILAQPRWHERLGGLDVPTLVLHGKVDNLILPAAGEDIARRVPGAKIDIIEKWGHDLPEAVMPVLLNRIVPFLGQTAPSGAA; from the coding sequence CGAAAATTCAAGCCAACGGTATCGACATCGAATATGAAGAATTCGGGTCGAAGGACGATCCACTCATGCTTCTCGTGATGGGCTTTGCAGGTCAGATGACCGGCTGGCCGGAAAGCCTGATCCAGGGCCTGACAGATGCAGGCCGCCGGGTTGTGATTTTCGACAATCGCGATAGCGGACTGACCACCGAGTTTGACGGCCAGGTGCCCCCTTCCCCCCGCAACATCGTCAAGGGAATCGCCGCCGGTGAACCGATGCACGAAAAAGTACCCTACCTGCTGGACGACATGGCCGCCGATGCCGCCGCACTGATCGAGGCGCTCGGCGCAGACAAGGCAGACGTGATGGGTGTCTCCATGGGCGGCATGATTGTGCAATTAATGGCGCTGAACCACCCTGAGCGGGTACGTTCCCTGATCCCGGTGATGACGACTTCCGGTGACCCGGCCCTGCCACCCGCCACACCTGAAGCCGCCGCAGCCCTGACGGCCATGCCGGAAGACAGAACGCCCGAAGCCATCGCCGACCTCGCCGTGAAGGGACGCGCGGCCTATGGCTCACACCCTGACGTCCGTACACCCGATGACGAGATCCGCGCCAACGCCATCGCGGCCATGCAGCGGTCGGACCGCCCGATGGGGGCCGCCCGGCAATATGCCGCGATCCTGGCCCAGCCTCGTTGGCACGAACGCCTTGGTGGGCTCGATGTCCCGACGCTCGTCCTGCACGGCAAAGTGGATAATTTGATCCTCCCCGCAGCCGGAGAGGACATTGCCCGGCGTGTGCCCGGTGCGAAAATCGACATCATCGAGAAATGGGGTCATGATCTGCCGGAAGCCGTCATGCCAGTTCTGCTGAACCGCATTGTCCCGTTTCTCGGACAGACGGCGCCATCAGGAGCGGCCTGA
- a CDS encoding DUF4336 domain-containing protein has translation MLETLDTDLWLTEGPVVDFHGFAYPTRSIIVRLPDGKLWVWSPVALTPELKAETDALGPVGHLVSPNKIHHLYLTEWHAAYPDAKLWGPASTIRKRNDLPFEPALEDAPPEAWQGVFEQAWFRGSFFMDEIAFVHRPTRTAIFADLSEHFGDDFLKRYWKGWKGVLAKPWGIVVGKGFAPLEWRLSFTNRKPARAAFDKVAATHPDRIIMAHGEWVKTGGEAFLRQAFAWLIR, from the coding sequence ATGCTGGAGACGTTGGACACAGACTTATGGCTGACCGAAGGCCCGGTCGTCGACTTTCACGGGTTCGCCTATCCCACGCGGTCGATCATCGTGCGTCTGCCGGATGGAAAACTCTGGGTCTGGTCCCCGGTTGCACTGACGCCTGAACTGAAGGCTGAAACGGACGCGCTGGGGCCCGTCGGCCACCTCGTCAGCCCGAACAAGATCCACCACCTTTACCTCACCGAATGGCATGCAGCCTATCCCGACGCGAAACTCTGGGGGCCTGCCTCCACGATCCGTAAACGGAACGACTTGCCGTTCGAGCCGGCACTGGAAGACGCCCCGCCGGAAGCGTGGCAAGGCGTTTTCGAACAGGCCTGGTTCCGCGGCTCCTTTTTCATGGACGAAATTGCATTCGTTCACCGGCCGACGCGGACGGCCATTTTTGCCGACCTGTCAGAACATTTCGGCGACGACTTCCTGAAGCGCTACTGGAAAGGCTGGAAAGGCGTTCTGGCAAAGCCCTGGGGCATCGTCGTTGGCAAGGGGTTTGCGCCGCTCGAATGGCGCCTCAGTTTCACCAACCGCAAACCCGCACGCGCCGCGTTTGACAAAGTCGCCGCCACCCATCCCGACAGGATCATCATGGCGCATGGCGAATGGGTAAAGACAGGCGGCGAGGCTTTCCTGCGCCAGGCCTTCGCCTGGCTCATCCGCTGA
- a CDS encoding crotonase/enoyl-CoA hydratase family protein, translating into MSTPTATGIRTEIDGPILIVTIDRPGARNAVDRPTADALYETFKAFDANDDLSVAILTGAHGNFCAGADLKAVAEGRGNKSVTEGDYGPMGPSRLELSKPVIAAVDGYAVAGGLELACWCDLRVVSPGAKFGVFCRRFGVPLIDGGTIRLPRLIGASRAMDMILTGREVSAEDALAFGLANYISEEESALPHALEVAHRIAKFPQVCIRTDRASAIAQWSLPMDEALRREIAGGLNVIEMGETRDGAKRFAAGVGRGGLF; encoded by the coding sequence ATGTCGACTCCCACCGCTACTGGCATCCGTACTGAAATCGACGGCCCCATCCTGATCGTTACCATCGACCGTCCCGGTGCGCGCAACGCGGTCGACCGGCCCACGGCCGATGCGCTGTATGAGACGTTCAAGGCCTTCGATGCGAATGACGACCTGTCGGTAGCCATCCTGACAGGCGCACACGGCAATTTCTGCGCAGGCGCCGATCTGAAGGCCGTTGCCGAGGGGCGCGGCAACAAATCCGTGACCGAAGGCGATTATGGCCCGATGGGCCCGTCCCGGCTGGAGCTTTCCAAGCCGGTCATCGCCGCAGTCGATGGCTATGCTGTTGCCGGTGGACTGGAGCTTGCCTGCTGGTGTGACCTGCGGGTCGTCTCGCCGGGCGCGAAATTCGGTGTCTTCTGCCGCCGCTTCGGTGTGCCGCTGATTGATGGCGGCACCATTCGCCTGCCCCGCCTGATCGGCGCCTCCCGCGCCATGGACATGATCCTCACCGGCCGGGAAGTCAGCGCGGAAGACGCCCTCGCTTTCGGACTGGCGAACTATATCTCGGAGGAAGAGTCCGCTTTGCCGCATGCGCTGGAGGTTGCCCACCGTATCGCCAAATTCCCGCAAGTCTGCATACGGACAGACCGGGCTTCGGCTATCGCGCAATGGTCCTTGCCGATGGACGAAGCCCTACGCCGGGAGATCGCAGGAGGCCTGAACGTCATCGAGATGGGAGAAACCCGCGATGGCGCCAAACGTTTCGCCGCCGGCGTCGGCCGTGGCGGCCTCTTCTGA
- a CDS encoding DUF2207 domain-containing protein, producing MLRYLFGAMAACLIVLAAGAEEKINRFDVGIDVRQNGDILVTETINVDIEGRDIRRGIFRDLPRYYADDLKPGDKLPYQYDIRRVRLDGRKEPYAVERDGNAYRIRIGDADVLLDHGDHTYEIEYEVKNQIRYFDDHDELYWNVTGNYWLFPIEEASARITLPEGARVTEAIAYTGKSGDAGRDYAYRQDGDVLVFETTRPMDRFEGLTISVSMPKGTIAPPSLGDKGSLWWLRNGALAVLVASFCGVFWFLMSGFRKVGQDPPKGPVFPRYEPPEGYSPAAVHHIYYRGLRGHNALISTLINMGVKGLVDIDASSKKETTLTRLQGDASKITPDEAILDAGLFGGRTQRTLGGTYDAGFTSAYQKFRLSLSRKYGRAYFRWNIGYTLAAAVMTVAAIVFAITQAVNWSGWHTLVVLAFAGLNGLFMYLMPAPTPKGQKVRTEIEGFRLYLETAEKLQMNAVEVGSDAPPPMSLERYERFLPFAVALDVEKPWTKYFEHQLPTEARNYTPAWGQFGSRSFRDVGGMNDAIMSSMSTGVSSSLPQSSSSSGSGGGGSSGGGGGGGGGGGW from the coding sequence ATGCTGCGCTATCTGTTCGGGGCGATGGCCGCCTGCCTGATCGTACTGGCGGCCGGGGCGGAGGAGAAAATCAACCGTTTCGATGTCGGCATTGATGTCCGGCAGAATGGCGACATCCTCGTGACCGAGACGATCAATGTGGATATCGAAGGCAGGGACATCCGCCGTGGCATCTTTCGTGACCTGCCCCGCTATTATGCCGATGATCTGAAGCCCGGCGACAAGCTGCCCTATCAATATGACATCCGCCGGGTACGCCTTGATGGCCGAAAGGAACCCTATGCGGTTGAGCGTGATGGCAATGCCTATCGCATCCGGATCGGCGACGCGGATGTGCTGCTGGACCATGGCGACCATACTTATGAGATCGAATATGAGGTGAAGAACCAGATCCGCTATTTCGACGATCATGACGAGCTTTACTGGAACGTCACCGGCAATTACTGGCTGTTCCCGATCGAAGAAGCTTCGGCTCGTATTACCCTACCGGAAGGCGCCCGGGTCACAGAGGCCATCGCCTATACCGGCAAGTCTGGCGACGCGGGGCGGGACTATGCCTACCGGCAGGACGGAGATGTGCTGGTTTTCGAAACGACCCGCCCGATGGACCGGTTCGAAGGCCTGACGATTTCGGTGTCGATGCCGAAGGGGACGATCGCCCCGCCGTCGCTCGGCGACAAAGGGTCGCTATGGTGGCTGCGGAATGGGGCGCTGGCCGTACTTGTTGCGTCGTTCTGCGGCGTGTTCTGGTTTCTTATGTCCGGCTTCCGCAAAGTCGGGCAGGATCCGCCGAAAGGGCCAGTGTTCCCGCGCTATGAGCCACCGGAAGGCTACTCGCCCGCCGCTGTGCACCACATCTATTATCGCGGACTGCGCGGGCATAACGCCCTGATCTCGACCCTCATCAACATGGGCGTGAAGGGCCTGGTGGACATAGATGCTTCGAGCAAGAAGGAAACGACGCTGACACGCCTGCAGGGCGACGCGTCCAAAATCACTCCGGACGAGGCGATCCTTGATGCGGGCCTGTTTGGTGGGCGGACCCAGCGCACGCTTGGCGGCACGTATGATGCGGGCTTTACGTCGGCTTATCAGAAGTTCCGCCTTTCGCTTTCGCGCAAATATGGCCGCGCCTATTTCCGCTGGAATATCGGGTACACGCTGGCCGCTGCGGTGATGACCGTCGCCGCAATTGTGTTTGCCATTACGCAGGCGGTGAACTGGTCAGGCTGGCATACGCTGGTCGTTCTGGCCTTTGCCGGATTGAACGGCCTGTTCATGTACCTGATGCCCGCGCCTACCCCAAAGGGTCAGAAGGTCCGTACGGAAATTGAGGGGTTCCGGCTCTATCTCGAAACAGCTGAAAAGCTTCAGATGAACGCGGTCGAAGTGGGCAGTGATGCCCCGCCGCCGATGAGCCTGGAACGCTATGAGCGGTTCCTGCCGTTTGCTGTGGCGCTGGATGTCGAGAAACCCTGGACGAAATACTTTGAGCACCAACTACCCACAGAGGCCCGGAATTATACCCCGGCCTGGGGGCAATTTGGCAGCCGGTCTTTCCGCGATGTCGGGGGTATGAACGATGCGATCATGTCCAGTATGAGCACCGGCGTTTCCAGTTCCCTGCCGCAAAGTTCCAGTTCCTCTGGCAGTGGCGGCGGGGGCTCGTCGGGTGGTGGGGGCGGCGGCGGCGGGGGCGGCGGTTGGTAA
- a CDS encoding LemA family protein, with the protein MGLYITGAILILLIIGVILIYNGLVQKSQMADNGWSDIDVQLKRRANLIPQLVNTVQGYATHERELFADIAEKRARALAAGDDLSSRGEAESELSRPVAKLMAVAEDYPDMKASQNFLDLQQELAETEDKIEMARRFYNGAVRELNTRVQSFPANLLAGMFGFRTRDFFEVSMPERALPKVDLGGAS; encoded by the coding sequence GTGGGACTTTACATAACCGGTGCCATCCTGATCCTGCTGATCATCGGTGTGATCCTGATCTATAACGGGCTCGTGCAGAAATCTCAGATGGCGGACAATGGCTGGTCCGATATCGATGTTCAGCTGAAACGCCGTGCAAACCTGATCCCGCAGCTCGTCAACACCGTGCAAGGCTATGCTACGCATGAGCGGGAACTGTTCGCCGATATCGCGGAAAAGCGTGCCAGGGCGCTGGCCGCCGGCGATGACCTCTCCAGCAGGGGCGAAGCGGAAAGCGAGCTGTCCCGTCCCGTCGCCAAACTGATGGCTGTGGCAGAAGACTACCCCGACATGAAGGCCAGCCAGAACTTCCTCGACCTTCAGCAGGAACTTGCCGAGACCGAAGACAAGATCGAAATGGCCCGGCGTTTCTATAATGGCGCGGTGCGCGAACTGAACACGCGGGTGCAGAGTTTCCCGGCCAACCTGCTGGCGGGCATGTTCGGCTTCCGCACGCGGGACTTTTTTGAGGTGTCGATGCCGGAGCGGGCTTTGCCGAAGGTCGACCTTGGGGGCGCAAGCTGA
- a CDS encoding GNAT family N-acetyltransferase: protein MTEGIPITRHPAPPEQVERIRGAVREAEQLNESRLARPDDAEGLYALFAEPKVNAPIYSLPRPLTVENVRLFIEDHMAQQARGEGLLFVRDTGGGQIMGYSDIQVWPEWAAGEIGGGLHPSLHSKGAGTQGAAQTFTWMFDALHLNLICETASLENVITQRMLDGMGFHRMGQVTSRRPDGTTRESLVWEMTRQEWTASH, encoded by the coding sequence ATGACGGAGGGCATTCCGATCACACGCCATCCGGCACCGCCGGAACAGGTTGAGCGCATCCGCGGGGCGGTTCGTGAGGCGGAGCAGCTGAACGAGTCGCGCCTTGCCAGGCCAGACGATGCCGAGGGTCTTTACGCCCTGTTCGCAGAGCCGAAGGTCAACGCGCCGATCTATTCGCTTCCGCGCCCGCTGACGGTGGAAAATGTTCGCCTGTTCATTGAGGATCATATGGCCCAGCAGGCGCGCGGGGAGGGGCTGCTGTTCGTCCGGGACACCGGCGGCGGGCAGATCATGGGCTATTCCGACATTCAGGTCTGGCCGGAATGGGCGGCGGGGGAAATCGGCGGCGGCTTGCATCCGTCCCTTCATTCGAAAGGCGCGGGCACGCAAGGCGCGGCGCAGACCTTCACCTGGATGTTCGACGCGTTGCACCTGAACCTGATCTGCGAAACGGCCAGCCTCGAAAATGTGATTACCCAGCGTATGCTGGACGGGATGGGCTTCCACCGCATGGGGCAGGTGACCTCCCGGCGGCCGGATGGCACGACGCGGGAATCGCTCGTCTGGGAAATGACGCGCCAGGAATGGACCGCGTCCCACTGA
- a CDS encoding TCR/Tet family MFS transporter, which yields MTDSAPTRKHGKNAFFFVIVTVALDMLGFGLIIPVVPALVQELAHVTAEEATLWLGPLTATYAVMNFLFGPFMGALSDKFGRRAVLLASISTLAIDFLIMGFAHNIWLLFLGRALSGISGATYSTAKAYIADVTAPGDRGRAFGMIGAAFGIGFVFGPVIGGFLGEIDPRAPFFAAAGLALLNFLYGLIVLPESLSPENRRAFSIRRANPLGAVKHFSKLPHVGWFLISAGIFMLAHTVFTATWNVYSEIRYDWTPKQIGFSLGLIGVGAAVVQAGLLGLILDRLGTVRTALLGFGINIISLFAYAFASQGWMVYAIIPLGALGGVASPSLNSLMSTVTPADAQGELQGASSSLNAMAMIIGPLAMNGVLFAFTHDGAQVHFAGAAFLLAGLLTLLALAPFLRGVAVNRDAIPDNAD from the coding sequence ATGACTGACAGCGCACCGACCAGAAAACACGGCAAGAATGCCTTCTTCTTCGTGATTGTGACCGTGGCGCTGGATATGCTGGGGTTTGGCCTGATCATTCCCGTCGTCCCCGCTCTGGTCCAGGAGCTGGCGCATGTCACGGCGGAGGAAGCGACGTTGTGGCTGGGCCCGTTGACGGCGACCTATGCCGTCATGAATTTCCTTTTCGGCCCATTCATGGGCGCCTTATCGGACAAATTTGGCCGGCGGGCGGTCCTGCTGGCTTCGATCTCGACGCTGGCCATCGACTTCCTGATCATGGGCTTTGCCCACAATATCTGGCTATTGTTCCTTGGCCGGGCCCTGTCCGGTATTTCCGGCGCGACCTATTCCACGGCGAAAGCCTATATCGCCGACGTGACGGCACCAGGGGACCGGGGCCGCGCCTTCGGCATGATCGGGGCGGCCTTCGGGATCGGCTTCGTGTTCGGCCCGGTGATCGGCGGCTTTCTGGGAGAGATCGACCCTCGTGCGCCCTTCTTTGCGGCCGCAGGGCTCGCCTTGCTGAACTTCCTCTATGGCCTGATTGTGCTGCCGGAATCGCTGTCCCCGGAAAACCGCCGGGCCTTCAGCATCCGGCGCGCCAACCCACTCGGCGCCGTGAAGCACTTCTCAAAACTGCCGCATGTGGGCTGGTTCCTGATCTCTGCCGGTATCTTCATGCTGGCACATACGGTCTTCACAGCCACATGGAACGTCTATTCGGAGATCCGGTACGACTGGACGCCGAAGCAAATCGGCTTTTCTCTTGGCCTTATCGGCGTCGGTGCCGCCGTGGTGCAGGCGGGCCTGCTGGGCCTGATCCTTGACCGGCTCGGCACGGTGAGGACCGCATTGCTGGGCTTCGGGATCAATATCATCTCCCTGTTCGCATACGCCTTCGCCAGCCAGGGCTGGATGGTCTACGCGATCATCCCGCTCGGGGCGCTTGGCGGCGTCGCGTCCCCGTCGCTGAACTCCCTGATGTCGACCGTCACACCTGCCGATGCGCAAGGGGAATTACAGGGCGCCTCTTCCAGCCTGAACGCGATGGCCATGATTATCGGGCCGCTCGCCATGAATGGCGTGCTGTTTGCCTTCACTCACGATGGCGCGCAGGTGCACTTCGCAGGGGCCGCCTTCCTTCTGGCAGGATTGCTCACGCTGCTGGCGCTGGCCCCGTTCCTGCGGGGTGTGGCCGTCAATCGCGATGCCATCCCGGATAATGCGGACTAG
- a CDS encoding HAD family hydrolase has product MADMRPALFLDRDGVINVDKGYVSRIEDFEWIDGAAETIAAFNKRGWFVFVVTNQSGIARNYYTETDMQTLHDWMQAELAKAGAHIDRIYYCPYHEAGENPVYRKDSFDRKPKPGMLLHAMSDFPVKRELSFMIGDKDADMQAARAAGVAGFLFSGGNLSQFAEWTLASFEEGNRG; this is encoded by the coding sequence ATGGCTGACATGCGCCCTGCCCTGTTCCTGGACCGCGATGGCGTGATCAACGTCGACAAAGGCTATGTCAGCCGCATCGAGGATTTCGAATGGATCGATGGCGCGGCCGAAACGATCGCGGCTTTCAACAAGCGCGGCTGGTTCGTCTTCGTGGTCACCAACCAGTCCGGCATCGCACGCAATTATTACACTGAGACTGATATGCAGACCCTGCATGACTGGATGCAGGCAGAGCTGGCCAAGGCTGGCGCCCATATCGACCGCATCTACTATTGTCCCTACCACGAAGCAGGGGAAAACCCGGTCTACCGGAAGGACAGCTTCGACCGTAAACCAAAGCCGGGCATGCTGCTGCACGCGATGTCCGACTTTCCGGTAAAGCGGGAATTGAGCTTCATGATCGGTGACAAGGACGCTGACATGCAGGCTGCCCGCGCGGCAGGCGTCGCTGGCTTCCTGTTCAGCGGCGGCAACCTTTCACAGTTCGCCGAATGGACCCTCGCCAGCTTCGAAGAAGGCAATCGGGGCTGA
- a CDS encoding EVE domain-containing protein: MKYWLIKSEPDAWSWDEQVAKGDEGEEWSGIRNYQARNFMREMKLGDRLFFYHSNKGLEVVGIVEVCKESTPDSTTDDPRWDCVWVKALAPMPKPVTLKAVKANPKLSEMSLVTSFRLSVQPVKAAEWNEVCKMGGINPKTLKPV; encoded by the coding sequence ATGAAATACTGGCTGATCAAATCCGAACCCGACGCATGGAGCTGGGATGAGCAGGTCGCCAAGGGGGATGAGGGCGAAGAGTGGAGCGGCATCCGCAATTACCAGGCCCGCAACTTCATGCGCGAGATGAAACTGGGCGACCGTCTCTTCTTCTATCATTCCAACAAGGGGCTTGAAGTCGTCGGTATCGTCGAGGTCTGCAAGGAAAGCACGCCGGATTCTACGACGGACGATCCGCGTTGGGATTGCGTCTGGGTGAAGGCGCTGGCGCCCATGCCGAAACCGGTGACCCTGAAGGCTGTGAAAGCTAATCCGAAGCTGAGCGAGATGAGCCTCGTCACCTCGTTTCGCCTGTCCGTCCAGCCAGTGAAGGCGGCGGAGTGGAATGAGGTCTGCAAAATGGGCGGCATCAATCCGAAGACGCTGAAGCCGGTCTAG
- a CDS encoding heme-dependent oxidative N-demethylase subunit alpha family protein — translation MPFLDGPASLAPGLKPIPPEALFAPDTEADAWLPEKQRIMAVQREDVFFSNLPDAALAEAASHVTGHLPPSEEDWPTALEGAAARVSDDLCLLQRGADGLWRLEAASLVAPTFWRLAEKVGQPLGGLHDLVPGANPGLVSRIARMFDALRPGQVLERFNWTVQAGPDRFTPSAAPLKALAAATPDAGALDVLHLRVERQTISKLPASSLLLFTIRIAVDPLRVALSTPGRVKAFQAAWKGTDPRLAAYKGWPDYERLVRAALGHLS, via the coding sequence TTGCCATTCCTTGATGGCCCGGCCAGCCTCGCGCCCGGGCTGAAACCTATTCCACCGGAGGCTCTGTTCGCGCCGGATACGGAGGCGGACGCCTGGCTGCCGGAAAAGCAGCGGATCATGGCGGTGCAGCGCGAGGACGTGTTCTTCTCAAATCTGCCGGATGCCGCGCTGGCCGAAGCCGCTTCGCATGTCACGGGCCACCTTCCGCCTTCGGAAGAAGACTGGCCGACCGCGCTTGAGGGGGCTGCCGCGCGCGTCTCAGATGATCTCTGCCTGCTTCAGCGCGGCGCCGATGGGCTTTGGCGTCTGGAGGCGGCAAGCCTCGTTGCGCCGACTTTTTGGCGGCTCGCGGAGAAGGTCGGACAGCCGCTTGGCGGGCTGCACGATCTGGTGCCGGGGGCCAATCCCGGCCTCGTCTCGCGGATTGCGCGCATGTTCGACGCCCTGCGTCCGGGGCAGGTGCTGGAGCGGTTCAACTGGACGGTCCAGGCCGGCCCCGATCGCTTCACGCCCAGTGCGGCGCCGCTGAAGGCGCTGGCGGCGGCAACACCTGACGCGGGGGCGCTGGATGTGCTGCACCTGCGCGTGGAGCGGCAGACCATATCGAAATTGCCGGCAAGCAGTCTGCTCCTGTTCACGATCCGCATCGCCGTTGACCCGCTGCGGGTGGCCTTGTCGACGCCGGGACGGGTCAAGGCATTTCAGGCGGCGTGGAAGGGAACGGACCCGCGGCTGGCAGCGTATAAAGGCTGGCCGGATTATGAGCGGCTTGTGCGCGCTGCGCTGGGTCACCTTTCCTGA
- a CDS encoding class I SAM-dependent methyltransferase, with translation MNPWEKYVLPNLISCACASKPMMKQREKVIPHAEGKVLEIGCGSGTNFSYYDSEKVERLYALEPSEGMLKKARRTAGALGIGRSIEFLETGAESVPLEDHSIDTVVYTFVLCTIPDWKGALQETRRILKPGGKIIFSEHGLAPDESVAKWQRRVEPVWKPLAGGCRLTRDTNKMLEEAGFELQDAETMYLPGTPKIAGFCSWGSAVPV, from the coding sequence GTGAACCCCTGGGAAAAATATGTCCTTCCGAACCTGATCTCGTGTGCCTGCGCATCAAAGCCGATGATGAAGCAGCGCGAAAAGGTCATTCCGCATGCAGAGGGCAAGGTGCTGGAAATCGGTTGCGGCAGCGGAACGAATTTCAGCTATTACGATTCGGAAAAGGTTGAACGGCTTTATGCGCTGGAGCCGTCTGAAGGCATGCTGAAAAAGGCGCGCCGCACGGCAGGCGCGCTTGGCATCGGCAGAAGTATCGAATTCCTCGAGACCGGTGCAGAATCGGTTCCGCTGGAAGATCACTCCATCGATACGGTCGTCTACACATTTGTTCTTTGCACGATTCCGGACTGGAAAGGCGCGCTGCAGGAAACCCGGCGCATTCTGAAGCCGGGCGGCAAGATCATCTTTTCCGAGCACGGCCTTGCGCCAGACGAAAGTGTTGCGAAGTGGCAGCGCCGGGTCGAACCTGTCTGGAAGCCGCTCGCGGGGGGGTGCCGCCTCACGCGCGACACGAACAAAATGCTGGAGGAGGCGGGGTTCGAATTGCAGGACGCCGAAACCATGTACCTTCCGGGCACGCCGAAGATTGCAGGCTTCTGTTCCTGGGGATCTGCCGTTCCGGTCTGA
- a CDS encoding LysE family translocator codes for MDPAFLLTALIVVLIPGTGVLYTLATALGRGSFASVAAAFGCTLGILPHVTAAILGLAALLHTSAVLFQVVKYAGAVYLLWMAWGVLKEGDMLDARPAAERVSYLKIVQRGFLINILNPKLSIFFLAFLPQFIPADTAAPALSMIGLAAVFMVMTFAVFVLYGQMAALVRGYVLSSPGVMKWLKRAFAATFAGLGLRLALSSR; via the coding sequence GTGGATCCCGCATTTCTTCTCACCGCCCTCATTGTCGTGCTCATTCCCGGTACAGGTGTTCTCTATACGCTGGCGACAGCGCTCGGGCGGGGGAGCTTCGCCTCCGTTGCGGCGGCGTTTGGCTGCACATTGGGAATTCTGCCACATGTCACGGCGGCGATTCTGGGGCTTGCCGCGCTTCTGCATACCAGTGCGGTTCTGTTCCAGGTGGTGAAATATGCGGGTGCGGTCTATTTGCTCTGGATGGCCTGGGGCGTGCTGAAAGAGGGGGATATGCTGGACGCCAGGCCAGCTGCGGAGCGGGTGTCGTATCTGAAGATTGTTCAGCGCGGTTTCCTGATCAATATCCTCAATCCGAAGCTCTCCATCTTTTTCCTGGCGTTTCTGCCGCAATTCATTCCGGCGGACACAGCAGCCCCGGCGCTCAGCATGATCGGGCTTGCGGCCGTGTTCATGGTGATGACGTTCGCCGTTTTCGTCCTTTATGGCCAGATGGCCGCTCTCGTGCGGGGGTATGTTCTGTCCAGTCCCGGCGTCATGAAGTGGCTGAAGCGGGCATTCGCCGCGACGTTTGCCGGCCTCGGCCTGCGTCTGGCCCTCTCTTCACGCTGA
- a CDS encoding DMT family transporter, producing the protein MNFRDFLLLFCVCLVWGLNLVLTRWVVADMHIPPLFFAAVRFAGVALFLIPFLRPVPDKLFTLFLISVMIGSLNFALLFMGLRSAEASAVAVTGQLGVPISTLMSMAFLGETIGWRRGLGIMLSFAGVVLIAFDPSSFQISVGLMFVVGSAFIGSFGGILMKKMPPLTGLQVQAWVGLFSFAPLFAVSFLWEHGQVEAYIRGGWPVWLASLFAIAGVSIFGHAAFYTLIKKYDVSMLSPLTLMTPIWGVVFGVALLNEPVSPRLLLGAAIALAGVFMIAVRQNTRLPEAALGRKAGAGDS; encoded by the coding sequence ATGAACTTTCGCGATTTCCTGCTTCTGTTTTGCGTCTGCCTCGTCTGGGGGTTGAACCTGGTCCTGACCCGCTGGGTTGTGGCGGACATGCACATTCCGCCGCTGTTCTTCGCCGCGGTCCGCTTCGCTGGCGTCGCTCTTTTCCTGATCCCTTTCCTGCGGCCGGTTCCGGACAAGCTGTTCACGCTTTTCCTGATTTCGGTGATGATCGGATCGTTGAACTTCGCCCTGCTTTTCATGGGACTGCGCAGCGCTGAAGCCTCGGCTGTCGCGGTGACGGGACAATTGGGCGTGCCGATCTCAACGCTCATGAGCATGGCCTTTCTGGGTGAAACGATCGGCTGGCGCAGGGGGTTGGGCATCATGTTGTCCTTTGCCGGTGTGGTGCTGATCGCGTTCGACCCGTCGAGCTTCCAGATTTCTGTCGGCCTGATGTTCGTTGTCGGCTCCGCCTTCATCGGCTCCTTCGGCGGGATCCTGATGAAGAAGATGCCGCCGCTGACAGGCCTTCAGGTACAGGCTTGGGTTGGCCTGTTCAGCTTTGCCCCGCTATTTGCCGTGTCCTTCCTCTGGGAACATGGCCAGGTGGAAGCTTATATCCGTGGCGGCTGGCCGGTCTGGCTGGCCAGCCTGTTTGCCATCGCGGGCGTCTCCATTTTCGGTCACGCCGCTTTCTACACGCTGATCAAGAAGTATGATGTGTCCATGCTGTCTCCTTTGACCCTGATGACGCCGATCTGGGGCGTCGTGTTTGGCGTGGCGCTGCTCAACGAGCCGGTTTCGCCGAGACTGCTCTTGGGCGCCGCCATCGCGCTTGCCGGTGTGTTCATGATCGCGGTGCGCCAGAACACCCGCCTGCCCGAGGCCGCCCTTGGCCGTAAAGCCGGCGCCGGAGACAGCTGA